From a single Couchioplanes caeruleus genomic region:
- a CDS encoding LPXTG cell wall anchor domain-containing protein: protein MNLLKSPFRRTTAIVAGAFLGLAGTVALTGPASAHAPVIKGTVSCAEANGQWKVDWSVANDYGVWATVREVETSNAAAPDGAIKIGERVAPNFSNPLVGSSVLEASDATAGLKVSLKWDDNFVRDATASVAKPENCTAPAPQPSASTPSTEPEPSASTPSEPTPSESTPSESTPAPSESAPSPEPTPSYGEAEPIFEITCDSMTVGLDNPEDGVEIPLVLEPSKGEKRTLVVKPGEKKTATFKASEGFKLKIYLEGYEDQAETIAWEAPEGCANGGGGSSDEPSLPLTGAAAGSIAAGAGVLLAAGVALFFFARRRKVKFTA, encoded by the coding sequence GTGAACCTGCTTAAGTCCCCGTTCCGGCGCACCACCGCGATCGTGGCCGGCGCCTTCCTCGGCCTCGCCGGCACGGTCGCCCTCACCGGCCCGGCCAGCGCGCACGCGCCCGTCATCAAGGGCACGGTCAGCTGCGCCGAGGCCAACGGCCAGTGGAAGGTCGACTGGTCCGTCGCGAACGACTACGGCGTCTGGGCCACGGTCCGCGAGGTGGAGACCTCCAACGCCGCCGCCCCGGACGGCGCGATCAAGATCGGCGAGCGGGTCGCCCCGAACTTCAGCAACCCGCTGGTCGGCTCGAGCGTCCTCGAGGCGTCGGACGCCACGGCCGGCCTCAAGGTCTCGCTGAAGTGGGACGACAACTTCGTCCGGGACGCCACCGCCTCGGTCGCCAAGCCGGAGAACTGCACGGCTCCCGCCCCGCAGCCGAGCGCCTCCACCCCGAGCACCGAGCCCGAGCCGAGCGCGTCGACCCCGAGCGAGCCGACGCCGAGCGAGTCGACCCCCAGCGAGTCGACGCCGGCGCCGAGCGAGTCCGCGCCGAGCCCCGAGCCCACGCCGAGCTACGGCGAGGCCGAGCCGATCTTCGAGATCACCTGTGACTCGATGACCGTGGGCCTGGACAACCCCGAGGACGGCGTCGAGATCCCGCTGGTGCTCGAGCCCAGCAAGGGCGAGAAGCGGACCCTCGTCGTCAAGCCGGGCGAGAAGAAAACCGCGACGTTCAAGGCCTCCGAGGGCTTCAAGCTGAAGATCTACCTGGAGGGCTACGAGGACCAGGCCGAGACCATCGCCTGGGAGGCCCCCGAGGGTTGCGCGAACGGTGGCGGCGGTAGCAGCGACGAGCCGTCGCTGCCGCTGACCGGCGCCGCCGCGGGCAGCATCGCCGCCGGTGCGGGTGTCCTGCTCGCCGCGGGTGTGGCGCTGTTCTTCTTCGCCCGCCGCCGCAAGGTGAAGTTCACCGCCTGA
- the rsmD gene encoding 16S rRNA (guanine(966)-N(2))-methyltransferase RsmD, with amino-acid sequence MTRIIAGAHGGRRLSAPPGALTRPTADRVREAYFSALGTMTDLEGARFADLYAGSGAIGLEALSRGAAHALLVEADAKAARVIRDNIVTLRAGDAARLITGKVAQVLASPPEGGPYDVVFADPPYAVADDEIDDVQRALIENGWLAEDAVVTFERSTRTAVRGAPLNWVDGITAERSRRYGETTLWYGRRS; translated from the coding sequence ATGACCCGGATCATCGCGGGCGCACACGGCGGCCGCCGGCTGTCCGCGCCGCCCGGCGCCCTGACCAGACCCACCGCGGACCGGGTACGCGAGGCCTACTTCAGCGCCCTCGGCACCATGACCGATCTCGAGGGCGCCCGCTTCGCCGACCTGTACGCGGGCTCCGGCGCGATCGGCCTCGAGGCGCTGTCCCGCGGGGCGGCGCACGCGCTGCTGGTCGAGGCCGACGCCAAGGCCGCCCGGGTGATCCGCGACAACATCGTCACGCTGCGCGCCGGTGACGCCGCCAGGCTGATCACCGGCAAGGTGGCCCAGGTGCTCGCCTCCCCGCCCGAGGGCGGTCCGTACGACGTGGTGTTCGCCGACCCGCCGTACGCGGTGGCCGACGACGAGATCGACGACGTGCAGCGTGCGCTGATCGAGAACGGCTGGCTCGCCGAGGACGCGGTCGTGACGTTCGAGCGGTCCACCCGTACGGCGGTCCGCGGCGCCCCGCTGAACTGGGTGGACGGCATCACCGCCGAACGCAGCCGGCGCTACGGCGAGACCACGCTTTGGTACGGTCGCCGATCATGA
- the coaD gene encoding pantetheine-phosphate adenylyltransferase, whose protein sequence is MRRAVCPGSFDPVTNGHLDIVGRASRLFDEVIVGVLINHSKTGLFTVEERIEMLGQATAAYGNVRVESFHGLLVDFCRAQGAAVVIKGLRAVSDFDYELQMAQMNIGLSGVETLFMPTNPLYSFLSSSLVKDVVKWGGDASPYVPDFVGERLVTRLRQN, encoded by the coding sequence ATGAGACGAGCGGTCTGTCCCGGCTCCTTCGACCCGGTCACCAACGGCCACCTCGACATCGTCGGGCGGGCCAGCCGGCTCTTCGACGAGGTGATCGTCGGCGTGCTGATCAACCACTCCAAGACCGGCCTGTTCACGGTCGAGGAGCGCATCGAGATGCTGGGCCAGGCGACGGCCGCGTACGGCAACGTCCGGGTCGAGTCGTTCCACGGGCTGCTCGTCGACTTCTGCCGCGCCCAGGGCGCCGCCGTGGTCATCAAGGGCCTGCGCGCGGTCAGCGACTTCGACTACGAGTTGCAGATGGCGCAGATGAACATCGGGCTCTCCGGGGTGGAGACATTGTTCATGCCGACGAACCCGCTCTATTCCTTCCTCTCTTCCAGTCTCGTCAAGGACGTGGTCAAGTGGGGCGGGGACGCCTCGCCTTACGTCCCGGACTTCGTCGGGGAGCGACTCGTGACGAGGCTGCGGCAAAACTGA
- a CDS encoding YceD family protein, translating into MPKTLQNHLDPRQPLVVDTTKLPRQPGATRAFKRVVPAPADLGLELISAPEGSDLELDLSLTSVSEGVYVSGTVRGSLSGECGRCLNEISESFEVPLAELYAYADSTTEETTDEDEVGRMQGDLIDLEPAVRDAVVLTLPTNPVCRPDCPGLCPECGVHFDDLPADHSHEEVDPRWAALRNVSQPEQSAAASPHKPQKMIEE; encoded by the coding sequence ATGCCCAAGACCTTGCAGAACCACCTCGATCCCAGGCAGCCGCTGGTCGTCGACACGACGAAGCTCCCGCGCCAGCCTGGGGCGACGCGTGCCTTCAAACGGGTCGTCCCGGCGCCGGCGGACCTCGGCCTTGAGTTGATCTCGGCGCCCGAGGGCTCCGACCTCGAGCTCGATCTGAGCCTGACGTCGGTCTCCGAGGGTGTGTACGTCAGCGGCACCGTCCGCGGCTCACTCTCCGGTGAGTGCGGGCGTTGTCTCAACGAGATCTCGGAGTCGTTCGAGGTTCCCCTCGCGGAGCTGTACGCCTACGCGGACAGCACCACCGAGGAGACCACGGACGAGGACGAGGTGGGCCGGATGCAGGGCGATCTGATCGACCTGGAGCCGGCGGTGCGGGACGCGGTGGTGCTGACACTGCCGACCAACCCGGTCTGCCGGCCGGACTGCCCAGGGTTGTGCCCCGAGTGCGGGGTGCACTTCGACGACCTCCCGGCCGATCACAGCCACGAGGAAGTCGACCCGCGCTGGGCCGCTTTGCGTAACGTGTCTCAACCCGAGCAGTCCGCGGCGGCCTCGCCGCACAAACCGCAGAAAATGATCGAGGAGTAG
- a CDS encoding phosphate acyltransferase PlsX — protein sequence MAVDLLGGDQAPAVVVDGALRACQADPALSLLLVGPIEAADAVLAALGPDARHRVHAVAAPTGPHGHERDVSSVESGVRTAVLAVAQGRADAVISAGNTGATVTSAALGLGRWPGIRRPPLAAVLPSAAGRLVLLDVGSSVDPDEHTLAMHARLGSAYASVVHGVPSPRVGLLTIGTERGKGDRLRRAAPAVLTGLELPGGGRYVGLVEGNDVVTGVAADVVVTDGFTGNVLLKGLETAYALIGSPASQPPPPRAAVLLGVAGTVVVCHGAASGEDLAAGIGFAAALHRRAAVPAIADFITGPAGRTPEDPLSARGGHEQ from the coding sequence ATCGCCGTCGACCTCCTCGGCGGGGACCAAGCTCCCGCCGTCGTGGTTGACGGCGCTCTGCGCGCCTGTCAGGCCGATCCGGCCCTCTCGCTTCTGCTCGTCGGCCCGATCGAAGCGGCCGACGCGGTTCTTGCCGCCCTCGGCCCGGACGCCCGGCACCGGGTGCACGCCGTCGCCGCCCCGACCGGCCCGCACGGCCACGAACGTGACGTCAGCAGCGTCGAGTCCGGCGTACGGACGGCTGTGCTCGCCGTCGCGCAGGGCCGCGCCGACGCCGTGATCTCCGCGGGCAACACCGGCGCCACGGTCACCTCCGCCGCGCTGGGCCTCGGCCGCTGGCCGGGGATCCGCCGCCCGCCGCTCGCCGCCGTGCTGCCCAGCGCCGCCGGCCGCCTCGTCCTGCTCGACGTGGGTTCCTCCGTCGACCCCGACGAGCACACCCTCGCCATGCACGCGCGGCTCGGCTCCGCGTACGCCTCGGTCGTGCACGGTGTCCCCTCCCCGCGCGTGGGCCTTCTCACCATCGGCACGGAACGCGGCAAGGGCGACCGCCTGCGCCGCGCCGCTCCCGCCGTCCTGACCGGGCTCGAACTGCCCGGCGGCGGGCGCTACGTCGGCCTGGTCGAGGGCAACGACGTGGTCACCGGTGTCGCCGCCGACGTCGTGGTCACCGACGGTTTCACCGGGAACGTGCTGCTCAAGGGCCTGGAGACCGCGTACGCCCTGATCGGTTCCCCCGCGTCGCAGCCGCCCCCGCCGCGCGCGGCCGTCCTGCTCGGCGTGGCCGGCACCGTGGTCGTGTGCCACGGCGCCGCCTCGGGCGAGGACCTGGCCGCCGGCATCGGGTTCGCCGCCGCGCTGCACCGCCGGGCCGCCGTCCCGGCCATCGCCGACTTCATCACCGGTCCCGCGGGCCGGACTCCCGAGGATCCGCTGAGCGCAAGAGGTGGTCATGAGCAGTAA
- a CDS encoding mannosyltransferase family protein: MSVTASEPGGEAPVTEENAPPGPGERLWDAAGRWHGALVAAGILAGTRIVQLILLVWLDRATAEPMGLRNNLLIWDGGWFRRVAEGYPHGYTYGQTGALEGNELAFFPLYPMLIRGLSALGLDSGTAALTVSWLASVAAAVALHLLGTSLYGRRAGWALVAICCSAPMSVVLSMAYSESLFLALLAGMFVAAHRKVWWAAGLLGLGCALTRPTGAAAALALAVAAIMAVRREPERKWPPLVAAGVALAGVPAYLGWVGWRVGDPEAWFKIQAAGWGTSFDYGSSTLTFLHDTLTVGDGWVPMSVALILLAAAAAAAVAMAGRPWLPLAVYGLVAMVLVYGQAGYYHSKPRLLLPVLLTLLPAVAAAARARPRVAILSITAWAAFGLWYGAYLVAVWPYTI; encoded by the coding sequence GTGAGCGTGACGGCGTCGGAGCCCGGCGGCGAGGCCCCGGTCACCGAGGAGAACGCGCCGCCCGGGCCCGGCGAGCGCCTGTGGGACGCCGCCGGCCGCTGGCACGGGGCCCTCGTCGCCGCCGGCATCCTGGCCGGGACGCGCATCGTGCAGCTGATCCTGCTCGTCTGGCTCGACCGGGCCACCGCCGAGCCGATGGGCCTGCGCAACAACCTGCTGATCTGGGACGGCGGCTGGTTCCGCCGGGTGGCGGAGGGCTACCCGCACGGATACACGTACGGGCAGACCGGCGCGCTGGAAGGCAACGAGCTGGCCTTCTTCCCGCTGTACCCGATGCTCATCCGGGGCCTGTCCGCGCTCGGCCTCGACTCCGGCACCGCCGCGCTGACCGTCAGCTGGCTCGCGTCCGTCGCCGCGGCCGTCGCCCTGCACCTGCTCGGCACCAGCCTGTACGGCCGCCGCGCCGGCTGGGCCCTGGTCGCCATCTGCTGCTCGGCGCCCATGTCGGTGGTGCTGTCGATGGCGTACTCGGAGAGCCTCTTCCTGGCATTGCTCGCCGGGATGTTCGTCGCCGCGCACCGCAAGGTGTGGTGGGCGGCGGGCCTGCTCGGCCTCGGCTGCGCCCTCACCCGCCCGACCGGCGCCGCGGCCGCGCTGGCCCTGGCGGTCGCCGCGATCATGGCGGTCCGCCGCGAGCCGGAGCGCAAGTGGCCCCCGCTCGTCGCGGCCGGCGTCGCGCTGGCGGGCGTGCCGGCGTACCTGGGCTGGGTCGGTTGGCGGGTCGGCGACCCGGAGGCGTGGTTCAAGATCCAGGCTGCCGGCTGGGGCACGTCGTTCGACTACGGCAGCAGCACGCTCACGTTCCTGCACGACACGCTGACCGTGGGCGACGGCTGGGTCCCCATGAGCGTCGCGCTCATCCTGCTGGCCGCGGCCGCCGCGGCAGCCGTCGCCATGGCCGGTCGCCCCTGGCTGCCGCTCGCCGTCTACGGGCTGGTCGCGATGGTGCTCGTGTACGGCCAGGCCGGCTATTACCACTCCAAGCCGCGGCTGCTGCTGCCCGTACTGTTGACTCTGCTGCCCGCGGTCGCCGCCGCCGCCCGGGCCCGCCCCCGCGTCGCGATCCTGTCGATCACCGCCTGGGCCGCGTTCGGGCTCTGGTACGGCGCGTACCTCGTGGCCGTCTGGCCGTACACGATCTAG
- a CDS encoding EGFR-like transmembrane domain-containing protein, translating to MKLNSPLRRAATVLAGALIGLGGAAAVIAPASAHASNVSGAAVCDTATGTRIVTWTLTNDYPTDATVADLKTTPTEVEKAAEGNLVIPKSERRSDGQLTLTQKVTGDAKEATISFKSIWSSDGYVDQDNSAKVDLSEPCTPAETPCVEAGRASFHHTFGVTEKGSTATVSLDDGVKLCEGEPVTLVSYFAPKPQFAVPQYKYDSDTGSIDNEHRSVTLNVDVPDCNTQVDLFFGGEDDIIGEITEGGPRYGDKKLGSNNGPGSRSKGPQGWYNGGGKGCQTPAVEPLSQCDGTVQLNLSNNGEISRYAVDFTVKAGDFTQTVTVKPGKGETVTIPAGSGTVTVTAEGMDDITYDWKAPEDCALPTVIVENDCDTVAITVENPEGVTPATAKITYGGKSQTVTVAAGKSEKVTFDAGKATYATVEFPGLDVEPIKATLEKLDCDNGGGGAGGGDSDEPGLPVTGPVAGSIAGGAALLLIAGAVLFVIARRRKIRFTA from the coding sequence GTGAAGTTGAACTCCCCCCTCCGCCGCGCGGCGACCGTCCTCGCCGGCGCGCTCATCGGCCTCGGTGGAGCTGCGGCCGTCATCGCACCGGCCAGCGCCCACGCCTCGAACGTCAGCGGCGCCGCCGTCTGCGACACCGCCACCGGTACGCGGATCGTGACCTGGACGCTCACCAACGACTACCCCACGGACGCCACCGTGGCAGACCTCAAGACCACGCCCACCGAGGTCGAGAAGGCCGCCGAGGGCAACCTCGTCATCCCGAAGTCGGAGCGCCGCAGCGACGGCCAGCTCACGCTCACCCAGAAGGTGACCGGCGACGCGAAGGAAGCCACGATCTCCTTCAAGTCCATCTGGTCCTCCGACGGGTACGTCGACCAGGACAATTCGGCCAAGGTGGACCTGAGCGAGCCGTGTACCCCCGCCGAGACGCCCTGCGTCGAGGCCGGCCGGGCGAGCTTCCACCACACGTTCGGCGTGACGGAGAAGGGCTCCACGGCCACCGTGAGCCTCGACGACGGCGTGAAGCTGTGCGAGGGCGAGCCGGTCACGCTGGTGTCGTACTTCGCGCCGAAGCCGCAGTTCGCCGTGCCGCAGTACAAGTACGACAGCGACACCGGCTCGATCGACAACGAGCACCGTTCGGTGACGCTGAACGTCGACGTGCCGGACTGCAACACGCAGGTGGACCTGTTCTTCGGCGGCGAGGACGACATCATCGGTGAGATCACCGAGGGCGGACCCCGCTACGGCGACAAGAAACTCGGCAGCAACAACGGCCCCGGCAGCCGCTCCAAGGGCCCCCAGGGCTGGTACAACGGCGGCGGCAAGGGCTGCCAGACCCCCGCCGTCGAACCCCTCTCCCAGTGCGACGGCACCGTACAGCTCAACCTGAGCAACAACGGCGAGATCAGCCGCTACGCCGTCGACTTCACCGTCAAGGCCGGCGACTTCACCCAGACCGTCACCGTCAAACCCGGCAAGGGCGAGACCGTCACCATCCCCGCCGGCTCCGGCACCGTCACCGTCACCGCCGAGGGCATGGACGACATCACGTACGACTGGAAGGCGCCGGAGGACTGCGCGCTGCCCACGGTCATCGTCGAGAACGACTGCGACACCGTCGCCATCACGGTCGAGAACCCGGAGGGCGTGACCCCGGCGACCGCGAAGATCACGTACGGCGGGAAGTCGCAGACCGTGACCGTGGCGGCCGGCAAGTCGGAGAAGGTCACGTTCGACGCCGGCAAGGCGACGTACGCGACGGTCGAGTTCCCCGGCCTGGACGTCGAGCCGATCAAGGCGACGCTCGAGAAGCTGGACTGCGACAACGGCGGCGGTGGCGCCGGTGGTGGCGACAGCGACGAGCCCGGCCTGCCCGTCACCGGCCCGGTGGCCGGGAGCATCGCGGGTGGCGCGGCCCTCCTGCTGATCGCCGGTGCGGTGCTCTTCGTCATCGCCCGCCGACGCAAGATCCGCTTCACCGCGTAA
- the mutM gene encoding bifunctional DNA-formamidopyrimidine glycosylase/DNA-(apurinic or apyrimidinic site) lyase, with protein sequence MPELPEVETVRQGLAKWVAGRRIEAVEVRHPRAIRRHLPGDVHFAAVLAGRTITDVSRRGKYLWLPLDSGDAIIAHLGMSGQLLMQPPEAPDETHLRVRFSFADDGPELRFVDQRTFGGLSVSEGGAELPAEIAHIARDPRDPLFDDEGFVAALRRKHTEVKRALLDQTLISGVGNIYADEALWRAQLHGTRPTDALTKPVARRLLGHVRDVLDEAIVAGGTSFDALYVNVNGESGYFDRALNAYGREGQPCHRCGTPIRREQFMNRSSFSCPRCQPRPRRPLR encoded by the coding sequence ATGCCCGAGCTTCCCGAGGTCGAGACCGTCCGGCAGGGCCTGGCCAAGTGGGTCGCCGGCCGCCGCATCGAGGCGGTCGAGGTGCGCCACCCCCGGGCGATCCGCCGGCACCTGCCGGGTGACGTGCACTTCGCGGCCGTCCTCGCCGGCCGCACCATCACGGACGTCTCCCGGCGCGGCAAGTACCTCTGGCTGCCGCTGGACTCCGGCGACGCGATCATCGCCCACCTCGGCATGAGCGGTCAGCTGCTGATGCAGCCGCCCGAGGCGCCCGACGAGACGCACCTGCGGGTCCGCTTCTCGTTCGCCGACGACGGGCCGGAGCTGCGCTTCGTCGACCAGCGCACGTTCGGCGGGCTCTCGGTCTCCGAGGGCGGCGCCGAGTTGCCGGCCGAGATCGCGCACATCGCGCGCGACCCGAGGGACCCCCTCTTCGACGACGAGGGGTTCGTCGCCGCGCTGCGCCGCAAGCACACCGAGGTCAAGCGCGCGCTGCTCGACCAGACGCTGATCTCCGGCGTCGGCAACATCTACGCCGACGAGGCGCTGTGGCGCGCGCAGCTGCACGGCACCCGGCCGACGGACGCGTTGACCAAGCCGGTGGCACGCCGCCTGCTCGGTCACGTCCGCGACGTCCTCGACGAGGCGATCGTCGCCGGCGGCACGAGCTTCGACGCGCTGTACGTCAACGTGAACGGGGAGAGCGGCTACTTCGACCGGGCGCTGAACGCGTACGGGCGGGAGGGGCAGCCGTGCCACCGCTGCGGCACGCCGATCCGCCGGGAGCAGTTCATGAACCGCTCGTCGTTCAGCTGCCCGCGCTGCCAGCCGCGCCCCCGGAGACCGCTCCGCTGA
- a CDS encoding spherulation-specific family 4 protein translates to MKTLFPPYAHPSPELAPDPDTWVVQERPGPRGTAHQILGRVDLDWGGRSLADVLADVDAWREDGAEGLFLDRAPAGSGGVGPVALTVRLAARRGLHRVVLNPGVPTHPLYRELGVRICTFDGSWSAYQGWDGDGTLPGDGHLVHGVPTEMLTAARRLMGRRGAGFGLATDAGPYVSGAVSGGAAGSAGS, encoded by the coding sequence GTGAAGACCCTGTTCCCGCCGTACGCGCACCCGTCGCCCGAGCTGGCGCCCGACCCGGACACCTGGGTCGTGCAGGAGCGGCCCGGCCCGCGCGGCACGGCCCATCAGATCCTCGGCCGCGTCGACCTCGACTGGGGCGGCCGCTCCCTCGCCGACGTGCTGGCCGATGTGGACGCCTGGCGCGAGGACGGTGCCGAGGGGCTCTTCCTCGACCGGGCGCCGGCCGGGTCGGGCGGGGTCGGGCCGGTGGCGCTGACCGTCCGGCTGGCCGCCCGGCGCGGGCTGCACCGGGTGGTGCTCAACCCGGGTGTGCCCACCCACCCGCTCTACCGGGAGCTGGGCGTACGGATCTGCACGTTCGACGGGTCGTGGTCGGCGTACCAGGGATGGGACGGCGACGGGACGCTGCCGGGCGACGGGCACCTCGTGCACGGCGTGCCGACCGAGATGCTGACCGCGGCCCGGCGGCTGATGGGCCGGCGCGGCGCGGGCTTCGGGCTGGCCACCGACGCCGGCCCGTACGTCAGCGGAGCGGTCTCCGGGGGCGCGGCTGGCAGCGCGGGCAGCTGA
- a CDS encoding cell wall anchor protein: MSKSLLHRIAAVAAGALLALTGAAAVAGPAVAAGPQTTVAGAAACNPDKGEWLVSWTLTNSGDTFARVDKLRTEPAPVPELANGYLIPRRAPSGTIGKVVLHQTLPGGTPSATVSFVGIWDDAKDTDNTATVTLGDCTPAETPCVEPADATFHHDFAVGDGRATATVTLDDGVKLCHDEPVTLVTYFAPKPEFSLPQYAHDHETATLSNDNRSVALAAHLPDCNAQVDLFFGGEDDIISEITEGGPRYGDKKLGSNNGPGSRSQGPQGWYNGGGKGCQTPAVEPLSQCDGTVQLNLSNNGEISRYAVDFTVTAGDFTRTVTVKPGKAETVTVPAGSGTITVSADGMADVTYDWKRPEDCEPPAVSVANDCETVTVTVTNPHGAVPAAATVTYGTESKQVTVAPGTSEAVTFPAGDARVATIAFPGLGIEPITAALGDADCDNGGGSGGTPGTPTTSPTPGTPPTGGDGGGLPVTGAAAGAIAGGALALLIAGGVLFFLARRRRVTFTP, translated from the coding sequence GTGTCGAAGTCCTTGCTCCACCGCATCGCGGCGGTCGCCGCGGGCGCCCTGCTCGCCCTGACCGGCGCGGCCGCGGTGGCCGGCCCCGCGGTCGCGGCGGGTCCGCAGACGACGGTCGCGGGCGCGGCCGCCTGCAACCCGGACAAGGGCGAGTGGCTCGTCTCCTGGACGCTGACCAACAGCGGTGACACGTTCGCCCGGGTCGACAAGCTGCGCACCGAGCCCGCCCCGGTGCCCGAGCTGGCCAACGGCTACCTGATCCCGCGCCGCGCCCCCAGCGGCACGATCGGCAAGGTGGTGCTGCACCAGACCCTTCCCGGGGGTACGCCGTCCGCCACGGTCTCCTTCGTCGGCATCTGGGACGACGCCAAGGACACCGACAACACCGCGACCGTGACCCTGGGCGACTGCACGCCGGCCGAAACCCCCTGTGTCGAACCCGCCGACGCGACCTTCCACCACGACTTCGCGGTCGGCGACGGCCGGGCCACGGCGACCGTGACGCTGGACGACGGCGTGAAGCTCTGCCACGACGAGCCGGTCACGCTGGTCACGTACTTCGCGCCGAAGCCCGAGTTCTCGCTGCCCCAGTACGCCCACGACCACGAGACCGCGACCCTGAGCAACGACAACCGCTCGGTGGCGCTCGCCGCGCACCTGCCGGACTGCAACGCGCAGGTGGACCTGTTCTTCGGCGGCGAGGACGACATCATCAGTGAGATCACCGAGGGCGGACCCCGCTACGGCGACAAGAAACTCGGCAGCAACAACGGCCCCGGCAGCCGCTCCCAGGGCCCCCAGGGCTGGTACAACGGCGGCGGCAAGGGCTGCCAGACCCCCGCCGTCGAACCCCTCTCCCAGTGCGACGGCACCGTACAGCTCAACCTGAGCAACAACGGCGAGATCAGCCGCTACGCCGTCGACTTCACCGTCACCGCCGGCGACTTCACCCGGACCGTCACCGTGAAGCCGGGCAAGGCCGAAACCGTCACCGTCCCCGCGGGCTCGGGCACCATCACGGTCAGCGCCGACGGCATGGCCGATGTCACGTACGACTGGAAGCGGCCGGAGGACTGCGAGCCGCCGGCGGTGTCCGTGGCCAACGACTGCGAGACGGTCACCGTCACCGTCACCAACCCGCACGGTGCCGTCCCGGCCGCGGCGACAGTCACCTACGGCACGGAGTCGAAGCAGGTGACAGTCGCGCCGGGAACCTCGGAGGCGGTCACCTTCCCGGCCGGCGACGCCCGCGTCGCGACGATCGCGTTCCCCGGCCTGGGCATCGAGCCGATCACGGCCGCGCTCGGCGACGCGGACTGCGACAACGGGGGCGGCTCCGGCGGGACACCCGGGACACCGACGACGTCCCCCACACCCGGCACGCCCCCGACCGGCGGTGACGGCGGCGGCCTTCCCGTCACCGGCGCGGCCGCAGGGGCGATCGCCGGCGGCGCGCTGGCCCTGCTGATCGCCGGTGGGGTGCTCTTCTTCCTCGCCCGCCGCCGCCGGGTCACCTTCACCCCGTAA
- a CDS encoding DUF952 domain-containing protein, protein MILHFCPRADWDAAQASGVYRADSLVTQGFIHCSTPEQVHIPATLLARGRTDLVLLVLEEALLPVPVVWKDGDPPDPGGMQFPHLYAPIPVEAVSGVHPWTPEPDGSFSPPRFLTG, encoded by the coding sequence ATGATCCTGCACTTCTGCCCGCGCGCCGACTGGGACGCGGCCCAGGCGAGCGGCGTCTACCGCGCGGATTCCCTGGTGACACAGGGCTTCATCCACTGCTCCACCCCGGAGCAGGTGCACATCCCGGCGACCCTCCTGGCCCGCGGGCGTACGGATCTGGTGCTGCTGGTGCTGGAGGAGGCGCTGCTGCCCGTACCCGTGGTCTGGAAGGACGGCGACCCACCGGATCCGGGCGGGATGCAGTTCCCGCACCTGTACGCGCCCATCCCGGTCGAGGCCGTCTCCGGGGTCCATCCCTGGACCCCGGAGCCCGACGGCTCGTTCTCCCCGCCGAGGTTCCTTACGGGGTGA
- the rpmF gene encoding 50S ribosomal protein L32, with the protein MAVPKRKMSRSNTRSRRANWKATAVQTVACPQCKSPHLPHTACGVCGTYNGRQVLEV; encoded by the coding sequence GTGGCCGTCCCCAAGCGCAAGATGTCGCGCAGCAACACCCGGTCCCGCCGGGCGAACTGGAAGGCGACCGCGGTGCAGACCGTGGCGTGCCCCCAGTGCAAGTCGCCGCACCTGCCGCACACCGCCTGTGGGGTCTGCGGCACCTACAACGGCCGTCAGGTCCTCGAGGTCTGA